The following proteins are co-located in the Tenrec ecaudatus isolate mTenEca1 chromosome 11, mTenEca1.hap1, whole genome shotgun sequence genome:
- the UNC50 gene encoding protein unc-50 homolog gives MLPSISVTSPIQGNGSLSSRDAARHTAGAKRYKYLRRLFRFRQMDFEFAAWQMLYLFTSPQRVYRNFHYRKQTKDQWARDDPAFLVLLSIWLCVSTIGFGFVLDMGFFETIKLLLWVVFIDCVGVGLLISTLMWFVSNKYLVKRQSRDSDVEWGYAFDVHLNAFYPLLIILHFIQLFFINYVILTDTFIGYFIGNTLWLTAVGYYIYVTFLGYSALPFLKNTVTLLYPFAPLLLLYGLSLALGWNFTHTLCSFYKYRVK, from the exons ATGTTACCCAGTATCTCGGTGACTTCCCCCATACAGGGGAATGGCTCCTTGAGTTCTCGGGATGCTGCAAGACACACAGCCGGTGCAAAACGCTACAAGTACTTGCGAAGGCTCTTCCGTTTTcggcagatggactttgagtttgCTGCCTGGCAGATGCTCTACCTGTTCACTTCCCCACAGCGGGTTTATAGAAACTTCCATTATCGCAAGCAGACAAAGGACCAGTGGGCCCGAGACGACCCTGCTTTCCTGGTCCTTCTGAGTATCTGGCTGTGTG TGTCCACCATAGGATTTGGCTTTGTGCTGGACATGGGATTTTTTGAGACGATAAAGCTTCTCCTTTGGGTTGTTTTCATAGACTGTGTAGGCGTTGGTCTTCTCATCTCCACTTTAATGTG GTTCGTCTCTAACAAGTACTTAGTGAAGCGACAGAGTAGAGATTCCGATGTGGAGTGGGGCTACGCCTTTGATGTGCATTTGAATGCCTTCTACCCACTCCTGATCATTTTGCATTTTATCCAGCTCTTTTTCATCAATT ATGTTATCCTAACGGACACATTTATTGGCTACTTCATTGGAAATACTTTATGGTTGACTGCAGTTGGCTATTACATCTACGTAACCTTCCTTGGCTACAGTG CCTTGCCCTTTTTGAAGAACACGGTGACCCTTCTCTATCCCTTCGCACCCCTCCTTCTGCTCTACGGGCTGTCCCTGGCGCTCGGATGGAACTTCACGCACACGCTGTGCTCCTTCTACAAGTACAGAGTGAAGTGA